GCAGCTCAGGTTTAAATCGCCACCATCGTGCCACCCGCCGGTCTCGTTCACAGACAAATTGCCGCAGTCGCAGTCGAGAGTAGTGACACTTGCTACCGTCGTTAGAAGCACGAAGGCAGAAATGAATGCAATCGCTACAGTAATTATTTTTTCATTCATTTCCTTCATTGCTTTTCCACCGCTATAACTGTCATCTACATTCGCACATGTATATTTAAGCCTTCCGCTTTCGTGCACGCTCAGTTCATGCTCGATAGGAATCACACGCCGGAACCTTGCAAACGGGCAATTGTTATAAAGTGAGAATGCGGTGACGCTGATGAGTGTTTGTCTTGGGATAGGCGAGTGGCAGCGAGAAAATATCCTCACATCTGAGGCCCACAGCAAGCATTAAAACTTAACGTGCGAACCGAATTTCTGAGGGGCGAGGGCGCCTTCAAACGTGCTCTATCGCTGTGTGGTCGGAGATCTCAGAGTTCGTTGTGCACAAATCGGTAATGCTCAGCTTGTGCACGTCATCATTCCCCGTGAGCCGTGCGAAATCCTTCAATTCCTCGGTAGAAACGTGCAAGAAGTTCTCTAATCTCTTCGCCGAGATCTCTACGTTCAGCCTCGACCGTAACGCGGGATCGTGCGTGGTCACGCCAACGGGACAGTTGCCGGTATCGCAGAGCCGGTACTGCTGGCACGCGCACGCCATTAAGGCTGCAGTACCAATAGCCACGGCATCGGCACCAAGAGCCAGCGCTTTGGCGAAATCCGAGGAAACCCGCAAACCACCGGTGATAACGAGCGATAGATCTTTCACACCGCGTTCATCCAGGAACTTCCGTGCTCGATACAGTGCAAACAGGGTGGGCACTGAGGTAGCATCCTTAACGAACTTCGGCGAGGCCGCCGTTCCACCGGGCCGACCATCAATCGTGATAAAGTCCGGCTGTGCATACGCGGCAACCTCCAGATCAGCTTCGATATTGCCCGCGGCGATTTTAACCCCAATGGGCTTGCCGCCCGATTGCTCCCGCAGCCACGCGACCTTGCTCTTCAGCTCGTCTTTTGTTCGTATATCCTCAAAATGCGCGGGGCTCACGATATCGGTCCCTTCCGGATAGCCGCGTATCTCCGCAATCTCTTTCGTCACTTTCTCCGCGGGCAGGTGAGCACCCATGCCCGGTTTCGTCGATTGCCCTATTTTCAGTTCAAAGGCATCCGCGCTCTTCAGGTTCTCGTCCGTAACACTATACCGGTTCGGCACGTATTCGAAGATGTACTTGTAGGCGTTTTCACGTGATTCCTGCAGGATTCCGCCTTCGCCTGAGCACATTGCCGTTTTAACGGCGGCGCTCCCCTTTGCCAGGGCGATCTTGACCTCGCGTGACAGTGCGCCGAAGGACATATGCGTCACATAAATCGGCGTCTCGATGATCAACGGATGCTTTGCTTTTGGGCCTATAACCGTCCTCGTGTTCACGGGTTCTTCCGCGCTCAGCGGTATTCTCGCAAGCTGCGCGCCCTTTATCAGGATGTCGCCCCAGGAGATTACCTGTTTGGTTGTGCGCATCGGCTCGATGATCGATTCTCCGGTTACCGCTATTCTGTGGATATCGGCCATATGGGTCTCTAAAGCGTCTGATTTCCCTCCCCTCACACCCTGGTAACTGGTGACCTCAGCCTTTTTCGGATAAGAAACGGCAATTTTCGTTTTTGCACCACACTGAGGGCACGTTATTTCCGTTGTTTGCTCCTCAATTCCCGGTTCTCCTTCAAGGGGCACCAAATGTGTCTTATCAGAGCCGCAGATGGGGCACCGCCAGTCGTCTGGGAAGTCTTCGGGCTTCGTGCCTGGCTTAATACCTGTGTTCGAATCGCCTCTTATTGCATCGTATTCGAACATGTTGCAGACATTGCAACGGTACCGCGTCCCGCTCGCGCGGCCTTGCTCTTTTACGTCCATTTTTAGGTGTTCAGGGATTCTTTTCCCTCCTCGTCTCTGAAGTTGATGTACCCGTGCGTGCCGTCGCAGAAGGGTTTGTGCGACGAGTGCCCGCATCTGCAAAGCCACATCTCCGGTTCTATTTTAAGTGACTCCCCTCTGGACGTTTTGAAGTTCTTGAGATCCCGAACGGCATACGGGCCGTTCAGGGTCACTTCTATGACCGGCTTTTCCCGTTTTATAGGCGTCATCCTGAAACCTCCACTACGCTAGCTAGATTTTCCATACATACTGCGCTTGGACATTTATACTTTTCTCTACACTATCATGAGTCAAGTGGACAACAACGTAACGCCCGCTGCTCACCTCACCGGCGCTACAGGCCAGCAGAGATCATCAGAAGAAGCTATAAACCCTCGTATCGTGCCTAAACCACGTCCACCGCTACGATCCGCTCACCTGCCTTCACGTTCATCAAGCGGACACCCTGCGTGTTCCGTCCTTGAACGGGGATTTTTTTCACCGCGATTTTCGTCACCATATTGTCCGACGTGGCAATCATCAACTCGTCATCATTCTGTACCTGCTTGATACACACTACCTTGCCGTTCCGTGCGCTGGTTTGAATGCTAATCACGCCTTTGCCACCCCGATGCGTCTCTCTGTAAGTCTCCAGTTTCGTTCTTTTGCCATAGCCGTTCTCTGTTATCGTAACGAGTCGTGAATCACCCAAACTCAAGTCCACCGCCTCGATACTTGCTATCGCATCGCCCTTCTCCAATCTCATCCCGCGTACGCCTGCTGCGTATCTACCCATCTCCCGCAATTCATCTTCATGAAAGAGTATCGCCTTCCCGTTCTTCGCGCTTAAAATAATGCCGGTCTGCGCTTCGCCTTTTATCAACGCTACGTCGGTGAGCCGATCGTTCTTCCTTTGATCTACCTTAACGGCGACGATGCCCGTAACGCGTATCGCCTTCAGGCTCACGAGTGCGCTCCGCTTCACCACGCCTCGTTTGGTCGCGAAGACGATATAGGCATTCTCTATAGCGTCATCAACAGCTTCAGGTATGGCGAGAGCCGCTGCAAACTTCTCCTCTCCCTCTATTGCTGAGCCCACGCCAGGAAGGTTCACCAGTGGTTTCCCTTTTGCATGCCTGCTCGTTTGAGGAATCACGTACGTCTTCACCTGATATGCCCTGCCAGCTTCGGTAAACAGAATCAGACGTTCTCTCGTGGACGCACGTATGAAATACGAGATGACATCGCCTTCTCGCTTGTCTATAACGGCGATGCCCTTGCCTCCTCTCAGTTGCTGCTTAAAGATCTTCGCGGGCAATCGTTTCACGTAATCGCGCTCGGTAAAATAAAGGGCTACTTCCTCCTCCTCGATGAAATCACGCTCGCTTAGCGAGACCACATCCTCTATCTCTGTCCTTCTCGCATCGCCGTACTTCGACTTCAGGTCCAGCAATTCTTCTTTAATAACGCCGAATATGCGTGCCTCACTTGCCAGAACCTCCGTCAGCCACGCTATTTTTTGTTCCAGCTCCGCGCGCTCGGTTTCTATCTTGTCACGCTCCAGAGCGCTCAATCGCGAGAGCCGCATATCCAATATCTCTTTCGCTTGCGCCTCGCTCAGTTCGAATCGCGCGATTAATGCGTCTTGGGCGGTTTTGCTATCGCTGGACGCTTTTATTATCTGGATCACCTCATCGATATTCGTTATCGCGATGATCAAACCTTCTAATATGTGTTTACGCTTCTCTGCCCGTTCTAATTCGAACTGCAGCCGTTTTATCGTTACCTCTCTACGGTGCTTTATATAAAATTCGATGAGTTCCCTGAGCGTTAATACGCGCGGTTCGCCGTCCACGAGCGCGAGATTGATGACGCCAAATGTGGTTTCCAATTGCGTGCGCTTATAGAGCCGGTTCAAGATAATCGGAGCGTTCGCACCAGGTCTCAAGGATATGACAATCCGCATCCCCTTGCGGTCTGATTCGTCCCGCAGCCCTGTAATGCTGTCCACCTTGTATTTCCGGACGAACTCTGCTATCTCTTCCACCAGTTTGCTCTTGTTTACCTGGTACGGGATCTCCTTTATGATAATTTGATCTCGTTTACCTTTGCTTTTCTGCTCGATATCGACCTTGGCTCTCAGCCTTATACTGCCTCTGCCGGTCTCATACGCCAGTTTTATACCCTCGTAGCCGGATATGATCCCGCCAGTAGGGAAATCAGGGGCCGGTATTATCTCCATCAACTCTCCGATACTCACATCCGGCTCGTCTATTACTCGTATAATGCCATCGACCACTTCTGATAAGTTATGTGGCGGCATATTCGTGGCCATACCCACCGCAATACCGGACGAGCCGTTGATCAGGAGGTTCGGGATCTTTGCAGGCATAATCTTCGGCTCTTTCAGTGTATTATCAAAATTAGGGCTCCAGTCGACGGTATCTTTGTCAAGATCGACCAGAAGTTCCTCGGCTATCTTCGAGAGTCGCGCTTCGGTATATCGCATTGCAGCCGCGGAATCACCGTCTATGCTGCCGAAATTGCCCTGGCCATGAACCAGCGGGTAGCGGTATGAGAAATCCTGTGCCATTCTCACCATAGTATCGTACACGGCAACGTCACCGTGAGGATGGTACTTACCAAGGACATCTCCGACTATTCGCGCGGATTTCTTATGCGGCCGATTGTGCGTGACGCCGAGTTCGTGCATGCCGTACAATATACGCCGATGCACGGGTTTCAGACCGTCACGAACGTCCGGGAGTGCCCGCCCTACAATTACGCTCATTGCGTAGTCGATGTATGAACTCGTCATCTCTTCCGCAACGCTGACCTCTATGACTCGTTCGCGTTCTTCACCCGGCTCCTCGTTTACCTCATGCTCGTCTTCGTTCATGGTTCTGTCCAGTTAGAATAAGGGAGGTAAACGTAATAAAGAGTTGTGATTCTTGCTAACAAAGATTCGAGAGATGCGCTGTGCAGTTGTGCTGTAGAGACGGGGTTTAAACGAGGGCTGAGAACCGGACGGTGATGACAAAAACCGTTCCGTAACCCTAAGGATAAGCCTGGCCACAAATCGGCAGCACGCAAACTTTTATACTGAATAAAGGGGATACTAAGTACTGTGTATGATTAATTTGGAGGTAAAAAATGGCCAAAACAATAGGTATAGATGTGGGAACGAGCAACTCGGCTGCGGCTGCGCTCATCGGTGGTAAGGCCACGATCATTCCAAGCGCAGAGGGGACAAGTCTGGGAGGCAAAGCGTTTCCTTCGTATGTGGCGTTCACGAAAGACGGTCAGAGACTGGTTGGCGAACCTGCAAAACGGCAAGCAGTATCCAATCCCGAAGGCACGATCAGTGCTATCAAACGGAAGATGGGAACCGATTATAAGGTAAAAGTTCATGGCAAGGAGTACACACCGCAGCAGATAACTGCGTTTATACTTCAGAAGATAAAAACAGATGCAGAAGCATTTTTAGGCGATAAAGTTGACAAAGCGGTCCTAACCGTGCCGGCGTACTTCAATGATAATCAGCGGACCGCAACGAAGGATGCAGGCGCGATCGCTGGCCTGGAAGTCGTCAGAATAATCAACGAGCCGACGGCTGCAGCACTTGCGTACGGGATCGATAAGACCGAGAAGGAGCAGAAGATACTGGTATTTGATTTTGGCGGTGGCACGCTGGACGTAACGATAATGGAGTTCAGCGAGGGCGTATTTGAGGTTATATCCACGAGTGGCGATACGCAATTGGGCGGCACGGACATGGATACGGCGATCGTTGAATATGTCGCCGAGCAATTCAAGAAGGAATCGGGAATCGATGTACGGAACGACAAGATGGCGTCGCAACGGTTACGCGAGGCGTGCGAGAAAGCGAAGATCGAGCTTTCCAATGTGCTTGAAACCGATATAAATCTGCCGTTCATCACTGCTGATGCCTCGGGCCCGAAGCATCTTGTTACGAAGCTGACGAGGGCGAAACTGGAAGAACTCGTACGACCGATTGTTGACAAATGTAAAGGCTCCATAGATCAGGCGTTACAGGATGCGAAACTCACGTCGAAGGACGTCACCAAGATCGTATACGTTGGTGGCCCGACGCGGATGCCGATCGTCCAGAAATTCGTGGAGAATTTTGTAGGTACGCAAGGAGAGCGCGGCGTTGATCCGATGGAATGCGTGGCGCTGGGCGCGGCGATACAGGCGGGCGTATTAACCGGTGAAGTCAAGGACGTCGTGCTTTTGGATGTCACGCCGCTTTCGCTCGGTATTGAGACTCTCGGCGGCGTTTTTACCAAATTGATCGAACGAAATACCACGATTCCTACAAAGAAGAGCGAGATATTCTCAACTGCTGCGGATAGTCAAACGAGCGTCGAGATTAATGTGCTTCAGGGTGAGCGCGAGTTCGCTCGGGATAACACCAGCCTGGGGCGATTCCATCTGATGGGCCTTCCGCCAGCACCGCGCGGTATTCCGCAGATCGAGGTTACCTTCGATATCGATTCCAATGGCATTTTAAATGTCGCTGCGAAGGATCTGGGCACGGGCAAGCAGCAGGCGATTACGATCACCGCGTCTACCAAGCTCTCGCAAAGTGAGATAGATAAGATGATGGAGGACGCAAAGCGATTTGAAGAGGAGGACAAGCGACGTCGAGAGATCGTGGAGACGAAGAACCAAGCGGAGAGTCTCGTTTATACCACGGAACGATCCCTCACTGATCTGGGCGACAAGGTCACGAGCGATGAGCGCACGAAGATAATGGCGATCATAGAGCGACTCAAGGAGACGATCAAGACGGAAGACGTGAGCAAGATGAAGGCTGAGATGGAGGAACTGACGCGTGCGTTCCACGATATCTCAATGCGTGCCTATCAGCAAGCTGGCGCGCAATATCAGCAGCAAGCGGGACCACAGGAAGCGCCGAAACAAGGCCCTGTGGATGCGGAATACACGGTGATGGATGAAGAGGAATAAACGCCTCAGTGCTATCCATTAGCACATACAATACCGTCCTTGTGGACTGGAGCCACGTGAACAACTGGTACTTTATGTGGCTTTTTCCCTTTAGTTATTCAGTCGGGCATTTGCGGAGATGAACGAGCGCTTGCGCCAGAAGCATACGCGTAGACGGGGGAGGCCAAGATAGGTTAATAGGATGCCAAAGAAGAGCTATTACGACATACTGGGCGTGAATAAGAACGCGACAGAAGCGGAGATAAAAAAAGCGTATCGGAAATTGGCGAAGCAGTACCATCCCGACGTTTACAAAGGTGCTAAGAGTGAGGCGGAAGAGAAATTCAAGGAGATTTCAGAGGCGTACGAAGTACTGATAGACAAGGAGAAACGGGCGAAGTACGATCAAATAGGTGAACGAGTGGTAGACGAAGCCTTTGGACCTGAAGGGTTCGATTGGTCTCATTTCTCACATTACCGGGACGTGGAAGACATCTTTGGTAGCGCGATATTTGAATCGTTCTTTGGCTCTGCTGCGAGTCCGGGCTTTTCCAGTCGAGGTGGGATATTCGACACCCTCTTTGGCTCACGGGAGGGCATTGAAAGACCTGTTCGGGGGGCTGATGTCCGTTTACAGTTGGATATAACGTTAGAAGAAGCGGCACGAGGCGTGGAGAAGAAGATAGAGGTTCCGATGGCGAGCGTCTGTGAAGCGTGCGGGGGGACGGGCTCTCGATCGGGTAAATCGAGCGTCTGTCCCACGTGCAAGGGCAGTGGTCAGGTAAGAACCGTGCAAACCCGAGGCGGAGCCCGTATCATGCAAGCTACGGTCTGTCCGCAATGTAAAGGTATGGGGAAAGCGACGGTTGACCTCTGTAGCGTCTGCGGCGGCCGAGGCATGACAACGAAACGGAAGAAAATCGCGCTGAAGATAAAGAAGGGCGTTCCTACCGGCTATGAGATAAAGATACCAAAAGCAGGGAGACCTCCGGAATCGGTAATGGGCGGCGAACCGGGTGACCTGCACGTTCTACTCAACGTGGTACCCCACCGATTATTTGAACGGCGTGGCGACGATCTTCACATGACCGTGCCGATCAGTTTCGCTCATGCAGCCCTGGGCGGTGAAGTAACGGCCACGACGATCGAGGGCAAGCAGGTGAAGGTAACTATCCCACCGGAGACGCAGACGAACACCAAATTACGCTTGCAGGGGCTGGGAATGCCGCGGTTCGGAGGCGGTAACGGGAACCTGTTCATAGAAGTGGTCGTGCAGACGCCACGGAATCTGACGAAGAAGCAGAAGGACCTGCTAAAAGAGGCGTTAGTTGGTGCATAGCGGTTAGTTGTAGCGTTTGCTGTGGAGTAACGGTAACGCTAAATGTAATAATCACAGAGTATAGATCATTGATTGAGGAGAGAAACAAACCCAAAAGGTGAAGTTGACCGTGGCTGAAGAGGAGTGGGAGCCGAAGATTCTGGCGTTCTGCTGTAACTGGTGCTCGTACGCAGGTGCGGATGCCGCAGGGTTGGAGCGAAGGCAAATTCCGCCCACTGTACGCGTAATACGGGTAATGTGCTCCGGGCGGATCGACCCTGCGTTCGTCTTGCGGGGCTTTTTGGAGGGCGCGGACGCCGTTCTGGTTACCGGCTGCCATATCGGCGATTGCCATTACGTGGATGCGAATTACAAGACGAGGAACAGATACGAGTTTTTGAAGGAGTTCGTAGAGGAACTCGGCTTGGAACCCGACCGACTCCAGTTACGCTGGATTTCGGCGTCGGAAGGCCCGATCTTCGCGGATATGGTAAGAGAGGTGACGGAGAAGGTAAAGAAGCTCGGACCAAGTCCTCTGAGGCGCGCGTGGAAGTCGTAGCAAGAAAGAAAATGACATCCGCCTAAAGTTAAAATCCAGCTAAAGCTGGGATATTCCAAAAACAGATGAATATAAGAGCTAAGAGGTGAAAAAGATGGCAGTAGAGGAAACCGTTGAAGAAATAATATGGTTAGACGATCCTTATAAATGGGACTACCTTCGTGAGAGTGTAACGTCAACTACAAGGAGTGATTATGTTATGAGACAGTTAAAAAAATCGGGTTTATATAAATTAGTAGGTTACGATAATTTTAGAAAAAAAGGAAAAAGTACAGTTTACCATAAACACGTTTGGTGGCTTGCAAAGCATGATAAAGATTGCCCTGAAGCCATTCCAGATTATCAAGCAGGGGTAAAAAAGCCCAGTGGGGCAATTAATCCTAGAGAGATAAAAATACCTGACGGAATACGAATTATTAAAGATTATGAAATAGAAAGGGCTGTTAAAGAATGTTCATCTGATAACGATTATGACAAGGAATATAACAAGGCAAAAGAAGAAAAATGGCCTTTTTTAGTTATTAGGAAAAACTCCAAATATGCTTATTTCCGGTTTGATATGTGGCCGATAAATTATAACTTATCAGATGAAGGATTGGCTAAGTTTAGGGATTGTATAGATGATTTTTTTAAAAATATTCCTGAAGATTATAAAAATTTGATTTTGAAAAAAAGTAATGGCGATTTATCAGGCGCAAGTGAAGGCTCTTCACCAAAATTAAGAATTTATGAATGCAGGATATTGTCTAAGAAATTAAAGGAGATAGTTCTTGACAAGAAGAATTGGGAGGAACTAGCAAGAAACTAGCAAGATGAGGAATGTAAAACGTAAGGAGGTGAGACTATGGCATTCCTCCCACAACTGAAGTTGTTGGGATCCTGCCTGCGATTATCATGAAATCAAAGTACTACCTTGCGTGGGCAACGGATGATGAGATAAGGAAGAGAGGCGCGAACGGCGGCTTTGTCACTGCTACGCTGGTCAGTGCGTTGGAAACGGGCTTTATCGATCTTGCCGTGGTGATCGAGAAGAAGAGCGTTTATGAGGGCATACCCATACTGACGAGCGATCCTGAGGTAGTGAAGGACAGTAGCGGTTCTTTGCACGGCGTGCCGTTGAATCTCGCAAAGTACGTGCTGGAGTCCGCGCCGGATAAGCGAATTGGACTGCCAGTTAAGCCCTGTGACGCGCGTGGCATTATAGAACTGGCGAAACGGCAGCAGATAAACCTGAATAACGTGTATTTGATCGGGCTCAACTGCGGTGGTACACTACACCCGCTGCAAATGCGAGCGATGGCCGCGGAGTGTTTCGGGCTTGATCCTGATTCCGTACTGCGAGAAGAGATAACAGACGGGAAATTATTCCTGGTGCACGAAGCGGAAGGCACGGAGAAAGAGGCGGGTATGAAGATAGACGAGCTGGAAAGGCAAGGACGCGGTCGGAGAGACGCATGCAAGGCGTGCGATACGAAGATACCGGTAATGGCGGATTTAGCCTGCGGGAATTGGGGTGTGCCACAGGGCGAGCAGAAGACGTTTGTCGAGGTGCTGACAGAAAAAGGTGCGGCGATTCTGGACAACGCACTGAGCAATGGCGCAATCGAGATAGAGAACGCTTCAGAACAGGGTATCGAGCTGCGTAAGAAGATAGAAGCGAGCATGCAGAAATTAGCAGCACGCTGGAATGCCGAGCTGGACGTGCTGAAGGATTTGTCGCCTTCGGAGCGATTTGCGTTTTATAAAGCGGAATTGCAGCGCTGCATCCATTGTGGTGCGTGCAAAGCAGTCTGTCCGGTCTGCGCCTGTGAAGCGGATGCGAAATGCTTGGAACAGCATGATGAGACGGATTCGTACGCGATTTCGATGTATAACCTGCTCAGGCTACTGCATTTGATGGATTCCTGCATCCATTGCGGTCGGTGTGAGGACGTGTGCCCCGTGGACATACCGCTCACGCTCATCCAGAGACGATTCTCAGAGCGGATGCAGCGTCATTTGGATTACACGCCGGGCATGGAGGTCACGCAAACACCACCGTTGAACGAGACGAAGCTGCGATGGCGTGCTGAGGGGGAATAAAAGAGATGAGAACGTTAACGTCAATTTGTCCGGGCTGCAGTATCGGTTGTGGCTTGTATTTACTTGAATCGGAGGGAGGGGAGCGGCGGCACGGACTGAAAGTCGCGCATCGGACAGTAGCGCCGATGAACGAGGGCAAGCTCTGCAAGTTCGGGATGCAGTTGCCCGCCTATTACGATAAGGAAGCGCTGCATAATTCTGTAGATGGCAAGGAGGTAAACCATGAAGAGGCGATAGAAGCGGCCCGGGAACGACTCAGC
The Methanomicrobia archaeon genome window above contains:
- a CDS encoding rubredoxin is translated as MDVKEQGRASGTRYRCNVCNMFEYDAIRGDSNTGIKPGTKPEDFPDDWRCPICGSDKTHLVPLEGEPGIEEQTTEITCPQCGAKTKIAVSYPKKAEVTSYQGVRGGKSDALETHMADIHRIAVTGESIIEPMRTTKQVISWGDILIKGAQLARIPLSAEEPVNTRTVIGPKAKHPLIIETPIYVTHMSFGALSREVKIALAKGSAAVKTAMCSGEGGILQESRENAYKYIFEYVPNRYSVTDENLKSADAFELKIGQSTKPGMGAHLPAEKVTKEIAEIRGYPEGTDIVSPAHFEDIRTKDELKSKVAWLREQSGGKPIGVKIAAGNIEADLEVAAYAQPDFITIDGRPGGTAASPKFVKDATSVPTLFALYRARKFLDERGVKDLSLVITGGLRVSSDFAKALALGADAVAIGTAALMACACQQYRLCDTGNCPVGVTTHDPALRSRLNVEISAKRLENFLHVSTEELKDFARLTGNDDVHKLSITDLCTTNSEISDHTAIEHV
- a CDS encoding CDGSH iron-sulfur domain-containing protein, translating into MTPIKREKPVIEVTLNGPYAVRDLKNFKTSRGESLKIEPEMWLCRCGHSSHKPFCDGTHGYINFRDEEGKESLNT
- the gyrA gene encoding DNA gyrase subunit A; translated protein: MNEDEHEVNEEPGEERERVIEVSVAEEMTSSYIDYAMSVIVGRALPDVRDGLKPVHRRILYGMHELGVTHNRPHKKSARIVGDVLGKYHPHGDVAVYDTMVRMAQDFSYRYPLVHGQGNFGSIDGDSAAAMRYTEARLSKIAEELLVDLDKDTVDWSPNFDNTLKEPKIMPAKIPNLLINGSSGIAVGMATNMPPHNLSEVVDGIIRVIDEPDVSIGELMEIIPAPDFPTGGIISGYEGIKLAYETGRGSIRLRAKVDIEQKSKGKRDQIIIKEIPYQVNKSKLVEEIAEFVRKYKVDSITGLRDESDRKGMRIVISLRPGANAPIILNRLYKRTQLETTFGVINLALVDGEPRVLTLRELIEFYIKHRREVTIKRLQFELERAEKRKHILEGLIIAITNIDEVIQIIKASSDSKTAQDALIARFELSEAQAKEILDMRLSRLSALERDKIETERAELEQKIAWLTEVLASEARIFGVIKEELLDLKSKYGDARRTEIEDVVSLSERDFIEEEEVALYFTERDYVKRLPAKIFKQQLRGGKGIAVIDKREGDVISYFIRASTRERLILFTEAGRAYQVKTYVIPQTSRHAKGKPLVNLPGVGSAIEGEEKFAAALAIPEAVDDAIENAYIVFATKRGVVKRSALVSLKAIRVTGIVAVKVDQRKNDRLTDVALIKGEAQTGIILSAKNGKAILFHEDELREMGRYAAGVRGMRLEKGDAIASIEAVDLSLGDSRLVTITENGYGKRTKLETYRETHRGGKGVISIQTSARNGKVVCIKQVQNDDELMIATSDNMVTKIAVKKIPVQGRNTQGVRLMNVKAGERIVAVDVV
- the dnaK gene encoding molecular chaperone DnaK, yielding MAKTIGIDVGTSNSAAAALIGGKATIIPSAEGTSLGGKAFPSYVAFTKDGQRLVGEPAKRQAVSNPEGTISAIKRKMGTDYKVKVHGKEYTPQQITAFILQKIKTDAEAFLGDKVDKAVLTVPAYFNDNQRTATKDAGAIAGLEVVRIINEPTAAALAYGIDKTEKEQKILVFDFGGGTLDVTIMEFSEGVFEVISTSGDTQLGGTDMDTAIVEYVAEQFKKESGIDVRNDKMASQRLREACEKAKIELSNVLETDINLPFITADASGPKHLVTKLTRAKLEELVRPIVDKCKGSIDQALQDAKLTSKDVTKIVYVGGPTRMPIVQKFVENFVGTQGERGVDPMECVALGAAIQAGVLTGEVKDVVLLDVTPLSLGIETLGGVFTKLIERNTTIPTKKSEIFSTAADSQTSVEINVLQGEREFARDNTSLGRFHLMGLPPAPRGIPQIEVTFDIDSNGILNVAAKDLGTGKQQAITITASTKLSQSEIDKMMEDAKRFEEEDKRRREIVETKNQAESLVYTTERSLTDLGDKVTSDERTKIMAIIERLKETIKTEDVSKMKAEMEELTRAFHDISMRAYQQAGAQYQQQAGPQEAPKQGPVDAEYTVMDEEE
- the dnaJ gene encoding molecular chaperone DnaJ, which gives rise to MPKKSYYDILGVNKNATEAEIKKAYRKLAKQYHPDVYKGAKSEAEEKFKEISEAYEVLIDKEKRAKYDQIGERVVDEAFGPEGFDWSHFSHYRDVEDIFGSAIFESFFGSAASPGFSSRGGIFDTLFGSREGIERPVRGADVRLQLDITLEEAARGVEKKIEVPMASVCEACGGTGSRSGKSSVCPTCKGSGQVRTVQTRGGARIMQATVCPQCKGMGKATVDLCSVCGGRGMTTKRKKIALKIKKGVPTGYEIKIPKAGRPPESVMGGEPGDLHVLLNVVPHRLFERRGDDLHMTVPISFAHAALGGEVTATTIEGKQVKVTIPPETQTNTKLRLQGLGMPRFGGGNGNLFIEVVVQTPRNLTKKQKDLLKEALVGA
- a CDS encoding hydrogenase iron-sulfur subunit — encoded protein: MAEEEWEPKILAFCCNWCSYAGADAAGLERRQIPPTVRVIRVMCSGRIDPAFVLRGFLEGADAVLVTGCHIGDCHYVDANYKTRNRYEFLKEFVEELGLEPDRLQLRWISASEGPIFADMVREVTEKVKKLGPSPLRRAWKS
- a CDS encoding Coenzyme F420 hydrogenase/dehydrogenase, beta subunit C-terminal domain → MKSKYYLAWATDDEIRKRGANGGFVTATLVSALETGFIDLAVVIEKKSVYEGIPILTSDPEVVKDSSGSLHGVPLNLAKYVLESAPDKRIGLPVKPCDARGIIELAKRQQINLNNVYLIGLNCGGTLHPLQMRAMAAECFGLDPDSVLREEITDGKLFLVHEAEGTEKEAGMKIDELERQGRGRRDACKACDTKIPVMADLACGNWGVPQGEQKTFVEVLTEKGAAILDNALSNGAIEIENASEQGIELRKKIEASMQKLAARWNAELDVLKDLSPSERFAFYKAELQRCIHCGACKAVCPVCACEADAKCLEQHDETDSYAISMYNLLRLLHLMDSCIHCGRCEDVCPVDIPLTLIQRRFSERMQRHLDYTPGMEVTQTPPLNETKLRWRAEGE